A region of Bacillus cabrialesii DNA encodes the following proteins:
- a CDS encoding ABC transporter substrate-binding protein: MKRLAGIWTALLLAAVMLAGCGNTADQKDSKAKQKTEAFPVTIDDASNQDVTIKKEPKKIVSLMPSNTEITYALGLGDKVVGVTTNDTYPKEVKKVEKVGDMNVNVEKVISLKPDLVLAHESSMSASADALKQLKDAGITVLTVNDAQSFSEVYKSIEMIGEAAGAEKKADQLVKSMKSDVKDIEEKAKTISKDEEKSVFIEVSPDPDIYTTGKDTFMNEMLNVIHAKNAAADQTGWVQMTDEAIVKLNPDAIVTTDGVKAKAVEKRDGWSEINAVKHHRVYDVDPDLVTRSGPRLIEGVEELAESIYPDTFKE; the protein is encoded by the coding sequence ATGAAAAGATTAGCCGGAATATGGACTGCGCTTCTGCTGGCTGCCGTTATGCTGGCAGGCTGCGGCAATACTGCGGATCAGAAGGATTCCAAGGCAAAACAAAAGACAGAAGCGTTCCCTGTCACAATTGATGATGCGTCAAATCAAGATGTGACCATCAAAAAGGAGCCGAAAAAGATTGTTTCATTAATGCCGAGCAACACAGAAATCACATACGCTCTCGGCCTCGGTGACAAAGTAGTTGGCGTCACCACAAACGATACATATCCAAAGGAAGTCAAAAAGGTTGAGAAGGTCGGAGATATGAATGTAAACGTTGAGAAAGTCATTTCTCTAAAGCCGGATCTCGTACTTGCCCATGAGTCTTCCATGTCAGCGTCAGCGGATGCCCTCAAACAGCTGAAGGACGCGGGCATTACCGTGCTGACTGTCAATGACGCACAATCATTTTCCGAGGTGTACAAATCAATCGAAATGATCGGGGAAGCTGCCGGGGCGGAGAAAAAAGCCGATCAGCTCGTGAAGAGCATGAAATCAGATGTAAAGGATATTGAAGAAAAAGCGAAAACCATTTCAAAAGATGAGGAGAAAAGCGTATTTATCGAGGTTTCTCCTGATCCTGACATTTACACAACCGGAAAAGACACGTTTATGAATGAAATGCTGAATGTCATCCATGCTAAAAACGCAGCAGCGGACCAAACAGGCTGGGTGCAAATGACAGACGAGGCGATCGTAAAACTTAATCCCGATGCTATCGTGACGACAGACGGAGTGAAAGCGAAAGCAGTGGAAAAACGCGATGGCTGGAGCGAAATCAATGCTGTGAAACATCATCGCGTGTATGATGTGGATCCTGATCTTGTGACACGTTCCGGTCCCCGTCTGATCGAAGGGGTCGAAGAACTTGCGGAAAGCATTTACCCGGATACGTTTAAGGAATAA
- the liaH gene encoding stress responsive protein LiaH yields the protein MVLKRMRDMFVASVHEGLDKLENPKVMLNQYVRDMESDIAKAKQTIVKQHTIAYQFKKKFEEAAEVAGKRKNQAQLAFDAGEEDLAKKALTEMKYLEGKAAEHKASYEQANSQLAELKEQLAALESKLQDVKDKKQALIARANAAKAKEHMNTTFDKIDSESAYREFLRIENRIEEMEIRANYSKSAEAGTELTHKEFADDVEAEIEKMRALSLQKSDQTSQAANE from the coding sequence ATGGTATTAAAAAGAATGAGAGACATGTTTGTTGCGTCAGTTCATGAAGGTCTTGATAAATTGGAGAACCCAAAGGTGATGCTGAATCAATATGTCCGTGATATGGAAAGCGACATTGCAAAAGCAAAACAAACAATCGTAAAGCAGCACACGATTGCCTATCAATTTAAGAAAAAATTTGAAGAAGCAGCTGAAGTGGCTGGCAAACGCAAAAATCAAGCACAGCTCGCATTTGACGCAGGAGAAGAAGACCTGGCGAAAAAAGCGCTGACTGAAATGAAGTATTTAGAAGGGAAGGCTGCAGAGCATAAAGCGTCCTATGAACAGGCGAACAGCCAGCTGGCTGAGCTGAAAGAACAGCTGGCTGCACTTGAATCAAAGCTTCAGGACGTAAAGGATAAAAAACAGGCGCTGATTGCCCGGGCAAATGCCGCGAAAGCAAAAGAGCATATGAATACGACATTTGACAAAATTGACAGCGAAAGCGCGTATCGCGAGTTTTTGCGTATTGAAAACCGTATTGAAGAAATGGAAATCCGTGCGAATTATTCAAAGTCAGCGGAAGCCGGCACAGAACTCACACACAAAGAATTCGCAGATGATGTGGAAGCGGAGATTGAAAAAATGCGGGCTCTCTCGCTGCAAAAATCAGATCAGACATCACAAGCAGCAAATGAATAA
- the liaF gene encoding LiaRS two-component regulatory system accessory protein LiaF yields the protein MTKKQLLGFIIALFGISMFLQIIGIGDLLFWPLFFLIAGYFLKKYSRDWLGSVMYIFAAFLFLKNLFSITFNLFGYAFAAFLIYAGYRLVKGKPIFEPNEKRIDLNKKERHEPPKDVKQPDMRSFFIGELQMMKQPFDLNDLNISGFIGDIKIDLSKAMIPEGESTIVISGVIGNVDIYVPSDLEVAVSSAVFIGDINLIGSKKSGLSTKVYAASSDFSESKRRVKVSVSLFIGDVDVKYV from the coding sequence ATGACAAAAAAACAGCTTCTCGGATTTATCATTGCTTTATTCGGCATCAGTATGTTTTTGCAAATTATCGGAATAGGCGATCTGCTGTTTTGGCCGCTCTTTTTTCTGATTGCCGGCTATTTCTTGAAAAAATATTCCCGTGATTGGCTTGGCTCCGTCATGTACATTTTTGCCGCGTTTCTATTTTTGAAAAACCTCTTCAGCATCACCTTTAATTTATTCGGCTACGCGTTTGCCGCATTTCTGATTTACGCCGGCTATAGGCTTGTCAAAGGGAAGCCGATATTTGAACCGAATGAGAAACGGATCGATCTCAATAAAAAAGAACGGCATGAGCCGCCGAAAGATGTGAAACAGCCTGACATGCGCAGCTTTTTTATCGGAGAGCTGCAAATGATGAAGCAGCCGTTTGACTTGAATGATTTAAATATCTCTGGTTTTATCGGGGATATCAAAATCGACTTGTCTAAAGCGATGATTCCCGAGGGAGAAAGCACAATCGTCATTAGCGGAGTCATTGGAAATGTTGATATTTATGTACCATCAGACCTTGAGGTGGCTGTCAGCTCGGCTGTTTTTATCGGAGATATCAATCTGATCGGCTCGAAGAAAAGCGGATTAAGCACGAAGGTATATGCCGCGTCATCCGATTTCAGCGAGTCGAAGCGCCGTGTCAAAGTGTCCGTTTCCTTATTTATCGGTGATGTGGATGTGAAGTACGTATGA
- the liaS gene encoding two-component system sensor histidine kinase LiaS yields the protein MRKKLLASLQWRAIRMTTGISLLLFACLISFMMFYYRLDPLVLLSSSWFGIPFILILLLISVTVGFASGYMYGNRLKTRIDTLVESILIFENGNFAYRIPPLGDDEIGLAADQLNEMAKRVELQVASLQKLSNERAEWQAQMKKSVISEERQRLARDLHDAVSQQLFAISMMTSAVLEHVKDGDDKTVKRIKLVEHMAGEAQNEMRALLLHLRPVTLEGKGLKEGLTELLDEFRKKQPLDIEWDIQDTPISKGVEDHLFRIVQEALSNVFRHSKASKVSVILGIKNNQLRLKVIDNGKGFKMDQVKASSYGLNSMKERASEIGGVAEVISVEGKGTQIEVKVPIFPEEKGENERDSSIID from the coding sequence ATGAGAAAAAAACTGCTTGCGAGCCTCCAGTGGCGCGCCATCCGCATGACAACGGGAATCAGCCTGCTCCTTTTTGCCTGCTTGATTTCCTTTATGATGTTTTACTATCGGCTCGATCCGCTTGTTTTGCTGTCGTCCAGCTGGTTCGGCATTCCGTTTATCCTGATATTGCTCCTGATCAGCGTGACGGTCGGTTTTGCCTCAGGGTATATGTACGGCAATCGGCTGAAGACAAGGATTGATACATTAGTTGAATCAATTTTAATCTTTGAAAACGGCAATTTCGCTTATCGGATACCGCCGCTTGGAGATGATGAAATCGGACTGGCCGCCGATCAGCTGAATGAAATGGCGAAGCGAGTGGAGCTTCAAGTCGCTTCCTTGCAAAAACTTTCAAATGAACGTGCGGAATGGCAGGCGCAGATGAAGAAGTCGGTCATATCAGAAGAACGCCAGCGATTGGCAAGAGATCTTCATGATGCGGTCAGCCAGCAGCTCTTTGCAATATCGATGATGACATCAGCTGTGCTGGAACACGTCAAGGATGGTGATGATAAAACGGTCAAGCGGATCAAGCTTGTCGAGCATATGGCAGGTGAAGCCCAAAATGAAATGAGGGCGCTGCTGCTTCACTTAAGGCCTGTTACCCTTGAAGGAAAAGGGCTGAAGGAGGGACTTACTGAGCTTTTGGACGAGTTCCGGAAGAAACAGCCGCTTGATATTGAGTGGGATATTCAGGACACGCCGATATCCAAGGGTGTTGAAGATCATTTGTTCAGAATCGTGCAGGAAGCCCTTTCAAACGTATTCAGACATTCGAAAGCGTCAAAAGTATCGGTGATTCTGGGCATAAAGAACAATCAGCTCCGGCTTAAGGTGATTGATAATGGAAAAGGGTTTAAAATGGATCAGGTGAAAGCATCCTCATACGGCTTGAACTCTATGAAAGAGCGTGCCAGCGAAATCGGCGGGGTCGCCGAAGTGATTTCAGTAGAAGGAAAAGGCACACAAATCGAAGTGAAGGTTCCGATTTTCCCGGAAGAAAAAGGAGAGAACGAACGTGATTCGAGTATTATTGATTGA
- the liaG gene encoding LiaG family protein: MKKMLGKLLITAGILIFFAVVVKDVFAAGLGFVNGTEADSASASPRDIDSVVIESDNKDVRILAEERNDISAGISGDSGKLFVNENRKKLELTAKEKEFQFLNGFNRSSLVVRIPYDYKGDLTVRTSSGDVSVDGKHHLVLSVLDAVSASGNMRVTDVRLQELKVKGSSGDVTISNTNSKTAGIDLASGDANLADVSGSLNVKMTSGNLNAALKKVTGPVSVTLTSGDADLSLPQNGSFTVSAKASSGDVSSPYSFADTAHKKEHQITGSQGSGRHPIDIKTDSGDVTIR, from the coding sequence ATGAAAAAAATGCTGGGCAAACTGTTGATCACTGCCGGTATTCTTATCTTTTTCGCCGTCGTCGTAAAAGACGTATTTGCCGCAGGGTTGGGTTTTGTAAACGGCACAGAAGCCGATTCAGCCAGCGCCTCGCCGCGGGACATCGACAGTGTGGTCATTGAGTCGGATAACAAGGATGTCCGGATCCTAGCGGAAGAGCGAAATGACATATCGGCAGGCATTTCAGGAGACTCAGGTAAGTTATTTGTTAACGAAAACAGAAAAAAACTGGAGCTGACCGCAAAGGAAAAAGAATTTCAATTTTTGAATGGCTTTAACCGTTCTTCCCTTGTCGTCCGCATCCCGTATGATTATAAAGGTGACCTGACGGTGCGAACCTCAAGCGGTGACGTGTCTGTGGACGGGAAGCATCATCTTGTGCTTTCCGTGCTGGACGCAGTATCTGCGAGCGGAAATATGAGAGTGACGGACGTCCGCCTTCAAGAACTGAAAGTAAAGGGATCATCCGGAGATGTCACCATTTCAAATACCAATTCCAAAACAGCCGGCATTGACTTAGCTTCAGGAGACGCAAATCTGGCTGATGTATCAGGCTCTTTAAATGTGAAGATGACTTCAGGAAACCTTAATGCCGCACTGAAAAAGGTAACGGGTCCTGTATCTGTCACACTGACAAGCGGTGATGCGGATCTGAGCCTTCCCCAAAACGGCAGCTTTACGGTCAGCGCGAAAGCATCGAGCGGTGACGTCAGTTCGCCGTATTCATTTGCTGATACAGCGCATAAAAAAGAACATCAAATCACAGGCTCGCAAGGAAGCGGCCGGCATCCAATCGATATCAAAACGGACAGCGGGGATGTAACGATACGGTAG
- a CDS encoding MFS transporter codes for MVNLIESDSIWKRNFNYLFFSRIVKISGDMFAFNSILWFLIYDGKGAVGTALLIAVTFLPEAVLAPVTGPFMKQNTLKFWMYFSDLTRAAIVLIIPLCHFAGFSPLWFVMTLMIVHSATGAAYNPASIALIPQIVNEQGIQKANAVLQSSAQIVRLGAVTLCGAFLTFISPSYTMLIALVLYLVSGFLVLFIKYTAVESQSESAAVTQRGTYIGRLKRGFTLVRRHQILYPLAIYCIFMNFAAAPWEALSAVYVAEDLNGQPIVYSLLKATTAAGAFLLGFVLAKVKVNRYGLLFVTAGIVEGFAFFMTGMNTFLPLVFLAAFTFGAAVSAVNVPEYTIIQTSVDSEDQPQVYAVIHMISNISIPAGAVICGYAANAFGSGTVIAAGGVVEIIAGIGILLFTKLAKAERSDLIKEREASVHL; via the coding sequence ATGGTGAATTTAATTGAAAGTGATAGCATCTGGAAGAGAAATTTCAATTATCTTTTTTTCTCAAGAATAGTCAAAATATCCGGCGATATGTTCGCATTTAATTCAATATTATGGTTTTTAATTTATGACGGCAAAGGTGCGGTCGGCACTGCTTTATTGATTGCTGTCACCTTTTTGCCGGAAGCTGTGCTGGCGCCTGTGACAGGTCCTTTCATGAAACAGAACACGCTGAAATTTTGGATGTACTTTTCAGATCTGACAAGGGCTGCGATTGTCTTGATTATTCCTCTTTGCCATTTTGCGGGCTTTTCTCCGCTGTGGTTTGTCATGACGCTTATGATCGTGCATTCTGCTACAGGGGCTGCCTACAATCCCGCCTCCATCGCTTTAATTCCCCAAATCGTAAATGAACAGGGCATTCAAAAAGCAAACGCTGTGCTGCAATCCTCCGCTCAAATTGTCCGGCTAGGAGCTGTCACGTTATGCGGCGCTTTTCTTACATTTATCAGCCCATCTTATACGATGCTTATCGCACTTGTTCTCTATTTGGTTTCTGGCTTTCTCGTCCTTTTTATTAAGTACACCGCGGTTGAATCTCAATCAGAGTCTGCTGCCGTTACGCAGAGGGGCACATATATCGGCAGACTGAAACGCGGTTTTACACTCGTCAGAAGACATCAGATTTTATATCCGCTCGCTATTTATTGTATCTTTATGAATTTCGCGGCTGCCCCTTGGGAAGCTCTCTCAGCCGTTTACGTTGCGGAAGATTTAAACGGCCAGCCGATCGTTTACTCGCTTTTAAAGGCCACCACCGCCGCAGGCGCGTTTTTATTGGGATTTGTGCTTGCGAAAGTCAAGGTAAACAGGTACGGCCTGTTATTCGTAACTGCCGGCATTGTTGAAGGATTTGCTTTCTTTATGACCGGGATGAATACCTTTTTGCCGCTTGTTTTTCTCGCTGCGTTCACCTTTGGCGCCGCAGTCAGTGCTGTTAATGTTCCTGAGTACACAATTATCCAGACCTCTGTGGATAGTGAGGATCAGCCGCAGGTCTACGCCGTTATACATATGATCTCAAATATATCCATACCTGCCGGAGCTGTCATTTGCGGATATGCCGCAAACGCTTTTGGTTCAGGAACTGTGATCGCTGCCGGAGGGGTTGTCGAAATTATTGCGGGTATCGGAATTTTGCTGTTTACAAAGCTGGCCAAAGCAGAACGGTCCGACCTGATTAAAGAAAGAGAAGCAAGTGTTCATCTGTAA
- the liaI gene encoding cell envelope stress-induced membrane anchor protein LiaI produces MKINKKTIGGFLLIVFGISVFFGGGSFGFIIPLAIGSLMTYAGIKRFAAGKTITGIIVGGIGAIMLICSLPFVVGIALAAAMVYYGWKLMKNGSADNVVSSFEPEPASAAYQSHFDDEWEEFLKKK; encoded by the coding sequence ATGAAGATAAACAAGAAAACGATAGGCGGATTCTTATTAATTGTATTTGGGATCTCCGTCTTTTTTGGAGGAGGAAGCTTCGGCTTTATCATCCCGCTCGCCATAGGGAGCTTGATGACATACGCAGGAATCAAAAGGTTTGCCGCAGGAAAAACCATCACTGGAATTATCGTGGGCGGTATCGGAGCGATCATGCTCATCTGCTCACTTCCGTTTGTCGTCGGAATCGCGCTGGCTGCCGCTATGGTGTATTACGGCTGGAAGCTGATGAAAAACGGATCAGCTGATAACGTTGTATCATCTTTCGAACCTGAACCGGCTTCGGCTGCCTACCAATCTCACTTTGATGACGAATGGGAAGAATTTTTGAAGAAAAAATAA
- a CDS encoding FecCD family ABC transporter permease has protein sequence MRKAFTRIRLRNNRFAAYIIGFSFLAVSMILGISCGSLQIPISAIFRVFWHEGFGGSIGSDDPMYKNIMMNIRLPRVVLAALVGAALSIAGAAFQGLLKNPLADPYTLGVSSGASVGAVVTLFFSLQLPIIGGFTLPVVSVAAALVTIAAVLSFSRLVHASMSVSTLILTGVIINSFLGAFISLIIALTGDNLLPIVHWLLGSVSMRGWSYVVLFLPFFLLGTILLIINGRELNVMTYGEDKAKLLGVSVQQRKMLILIAGSLLTGSAVAVSGTIGFVGLVIPHITRLLWGTDHRHLLPLSALLGAGFLVLADLLSRTIIEPIELPIGIITSLAGAPVFALILIRQHRGGRNL, from the coding sequence TTGCGGAAAGCATTTACCCGGATACGTTTAAGGAATAATCGTTTTGCCGCATATATCATAGGTTTCTCATTTTTAGCCGTGAGCATGATCTTAGGAATTTCTTGCGGAAGCCTGCAAATTCCCATCTCCGCTATCTTCCGTGTCTTTTGGCATGAAGGCTTCGGCGGATCTATCGGCTCCGATGACCCGATGTACAAAAATATTATGATGAATATCAGACTGCCGAGAGTTGTGCTGGCCGCCCTTGTGGGGGCGGCTCTTTCTATCGCGGGAGCCGCTTTTCAGGGGCTGCTGAAAAATCCGCTCGCTGATCCCTATACGCTCGGTGTTTCATCCGGTGCTTCAGTTGGGGCGGTTGTGACCCTATTCTTTAGCTTGCAGCTTCCTATCATCGGAGGGTTTACACTCCCGGTTGTGAGTGTAGCCGCGGCACTTGTCACGATTGCGGCGGTCCTTTCCTTCAGCCGCCTCGTTCATGCTTCAATGTCTGTTTCCACCCTCATTTTGACCGGTGTCATCATCAACTCATTTTTGGGCGCGTTTATTTCTCTTATCATTGCCCTGACAGGAGACAACCTGCTGCCGATTGTGCATTGGCTGCTTGGCAGCGTCTCGATGCGGGGCTGGAGCTATGTTGTTCTGTTTCTCCCGTTTTTTCTTTTGGGAACCATTTTACTGATCATAAACGGAAGAGAGCTGAATGTGATGACATATGGAGAAGACAAAGCAAAGCTTCTCGGAGTCAGCGTTCAGCAGAGAAAAATGCTGATATTAATAGCCGGCTCTCTTTTGACGGGAAGCGCTGTGGCTGTGTCGGGCACAATCGGTTTTGTCGGTCTTGTGATTCCGCATATCACAAGGCTTTTGTGGGGAACGGACCATCGGCATTTACTGCCGCTGTCCGCCTTGCTTGGAGCAGGTTTTCTCGTTTTAGCCGATCTGCTTTCCAGAACGATCATTGAGCCGATTGAACTGCCTATCGGGATCATTACGTCCTTGGCGGGAGCGCCTGTTTTCGCCCTTATTTTAATTCGGCAGCACCGCGGGGGGAGAAACTTATGA
- a CDS encoding ATP-binding cassette domain-containing protein produces the protein MKAEGLSGGYGDSKLINNVSLTVEKGEFLGILGPNGSGKTTLLHLLTGTLPAKEGGVYLAGKPLTDYKPKELAQIMAVLPQKTDQAFTFTVKETVAFGRYPFQTGLFRQQTEKDEAIVQEAMEQTGVAAFAQKSIRELSGGEQQRVYLAQALAQQPHIIFLDEPTNFLDLAYQKELLDLIKRLTRENGWAAVSVFHDLNTASLYCDELLFMKNGTAGPKQKPEYAVTEHHIKTVYDTDVTALVHHSSPKPMVVIQPEKASGNQQPIPFEALLQAGHDDILLQTEIPLRTLSSAPVGGGFSWSRALIHKRLPVQADPIERLTAYLCENGFHLPETCAMASQRRLDRFVYRTYEDGELSVFICVMSGFSIWILINGYAADQFFVKALMTAEAERMKVLGDGRAEGDILIAATQIQPSQNTEQRLNQLIQKGTAECVKEAAELFE, from the coding sequence ATGAAGGCAGAGGGGCTGTCGGGAGGATACGGCGACAGCAAGCTGATCAACAATGTCAGCTTAACAGTGGAGAAGGGAGAATTCCTCGGAATTCTCGGCCCTAATGGAAGCGGAAAGACCACGCTTTTGCACTTGCTGACAGGTACGCTGCCGGCCAAGGAAGGCGGCGTTTATTTGGCTGGCAAACCGCTGACGGACTATAAACCGAAGGAACTGGCGCAAATCATGGCCGTCCTGCCGCAAAAAACGGATCAAGCCTTTACCTTCACCGTCAAAGAAACTGTAGCCTTCGGCAGATATCCATTCCAAACAGGTTTGTTCAGACAGCAGACTGAAAAGGATGAAGCCATTGTACAGGAAGCAATGGAGCAAACAGGAGTGGCCGCTTTTGCACAAAAATCGATCCGCGAACTAAGCGGAGGGGAACAGCAGCGGGTGTATCTGGCTCAAGCTTTGGCGCAGCAGCCGCATATTATATTTTTGGACGAGCCGACCAATTTTCTCGATCTGGCCTACCAAAAAGAACTGCTTGATCTCATTAAACGCCTGACAAGAGAAAACGGATGGGCCGCTGTCAGCGTTTTTCATGATCTGAATACGGCGAGCCTGTACTGTGATGAGCTCTTGTTTATGAAAAACGGCACAGCCGGTCCTAAGCAAAAACCGGAATATGCTGTCACAGAACATCACATAAAGACGGTGTACGATACAGATGTCACCGCCTTGGTTCATCACAGCTCTCCTAAGCCGATGGTTGTGATTCAGCCTGAAAAAGCCAGCGGGAACCAGCAGCCTATCCCATTTGAAGCATTGCTGCAAGCGGGGCATGATGACATTCTCCTGCAAACGGAAATCCCGCTTCGTACATTATCCTCAGCGCCTGTCGGTGGAGGGTTTTCATGGAGCAGGGCGCTGATCCATAAACGGCTGCCAGTTCAGGCAGATCCGATAGAAAGGCTGACGGCCTATCTATGTGAAAACGGCTTTCATCTGCCGGAAACATGTGCGATGGCTTCTCAGAGAAGGCTTGACCGTTTCGTGTATCGAACGTATGAAGATGGAGAATTATCCGTTTTCATCTGCGTCATGAGCGGTTTTTCGATCTGGATTTTGATCAACGGCTATGCGGCAGATCAATTCTTCGTGAAAGCTCTTATGACCGCTGAAGCAGAACGGATGAAAGTGCTTGGAGACGGACGGGCAGAGGGCGATATTCTTATCGCCGCGACACAAATTCAGCCATCTCAAAATACAGAACAGCGGCTGAACCAATTGATACAGAAAGGGACAGCTGAATGTGTAAAAGAGGCTGCAGAGCTGTTTGAATAA
- a CDS encoding cob(I)yrinic acid a,c-diamide adenosyltransferase gives MKLYTKTGDKGQTSLVGGRTDKDSLRVESYGTIDELNSFVGLALAELSGQPGFEDVTAELLNIQHELFDCGGDLAIVTERKDYKLTEESVSFLEKRIDAYTAEAPELKKFILPGGSKGASLLHAARTITRRAERRVVSLMKSEQIHETVLRYLNRLSDYFFAAARVVNVRSGIDDVEYERSAIVFRDRNSSES, from the coding sequence ATGAAACTATATACAAAAACAGGCGATAAGGGACAAACGAGCCTAGTCGGAGGCAGAACGGACAAGGACAGCCTTCGCGTCGAGAGCTACGGTACGATTGACGAGCTGAACAGCTTTGTCGGACTTGCTTTGGCAGAGCTTTCCGGGCAGCCCGGCTTCGAAGATGTGACAGCCGAGCTGCTGAACATTCAGCATGAGCTGTTTGACTGCGGAGGCGATCTGGCGATAGTCACAGAAAGAAAAGACTATAAACTAACGGAAGAATCCGTTTCCTTCTTAGAAAAGCGCATTGATGCCTATACAGCAGAAGCGCCAGAGCTGAAGAAATTTATTCTTCCGGGCGGATCGAAGGGGGCCTCGCTTCTTCATGCGGCGCGCACCATTACAAGGCGGGCGGAACGCCGAGTGGTATCGCTGATGAAATCAGAGCAGATTCATGAAACAGTGCTGCGTTATCTGAATCGGCTGTCCGATTATTTCTTTGCCGCCGCACGGGTTGTGAATGTGAGAAGCGGCATTGACGACGTGGAATATGAAAGAAGTGCTATTGTATTTCGGGACCGAAACAGCAGCGAATCATAA
- the liaR gene encoding two-component system response regulator LiaR, giving the protein MIRVLLIDDHEMVRMGLAAFLEAQPDIEVVGEASDGSEGVRLAAELSPDVILMDLVMEGMDGIEATKQICLELPDPKIIVLTSFIDDDKVYPVIEAGALSYLLKTSKAVEIADAIRAASKGEPKLESKVAGKVLSRLRHSGENALPHESLTKRELEILCLIAEGKTNKEIGEELFITIKTVKTHITNILSKLDVSDRTQAAVYAHRNHLVK; this is encoded by the coding sequence GTGATTCGAGTATTATTGATTGATGATCATGAAATGGTCAGAATGGGGCTCGCGGCTTTTTTGGAGGCTCAGCCTGATATTGAGGTCGTCGGCGAAGCGTCTGACGGCAGCGAAGGCGTACGGCTTGCTGCGGAACTGTCGCCTGATGTCATTTTAATGGATCTTGTCATGGAGGGCATGGATGGGATTGAAGCCACAAAGCAAATTTGCCTGGAGCTTCCCGATCCGAAAATTATTGTGCTCACAAGCTTCATAGATGATGACAAAGTGTACCCGGTCATTGAAGCGGGCGCGCTCAGCTACCTATTGAAAACCTCAAAAGCGGTGGAAATCGCCGATGCCATCCGCGCCGCGAGCAAGGGAGAGCCAAAGCTGGAATCAAAAGTGGCGGGAAAAGTATTATCCCGGCTGCGCCACTCAGGTGAAAACGCGCTCCCGCACGAATCACTTACGAAACGGGAGCTCGAAATCCTCTGCCTGATCGCAGAAGGAAAAACAAACAAAGAAATCGGCGAGGAACTGTTTATCACCATTAAAACAGTGAAAACCCATATCACCAATATTTTATCAAAGCTGGATGTCAGTGACCGAACGCAGGCGGCGGTGTACGCACACCGAAACCACCTCGTAAAATAG
- a CDS encoding SDR family NAD(P)-dependent oxidoreductase, with protein sequence MDLQLKDKLVLITGSTSGIGKAAAKSFLQEGAAVIVNGRKQETVNRTVEELSAYGTVHGAAADLSKTDEAAAFIEKVNEIGDIDILVNNLGFFEVKDFADVTDEEWNQYFEVNVMSAVRTSRHFLPKMLAKNSGRILNIASEADIKPLPTMIPYSMTKTALISLSRGMAEMTKGTNVTVNSVLPGPTWTEGVASYMEGAAQAAGQDTDTFIKDYFKVNEPTSLIQRYATAEEVANTIIFLASDAASAINGTAQRVEGGIIRSL encoded by the coding sequence ATGGATTTACAGCTAAAAGACAAACTCGTCTTAATCACCGGCTCAACTTCCGGCATCGGGAAAGCCGCAGCAAAAAGCTTTCTGCAAGAGGGTGCGGCAGTCATCGTCAACGGACGCAAACAGGAGACTGTCAATCGCACAGTTGAAGAGCTTTCCGCATATGGAACGGTGCACGGTGCAGCTGCCGATTTGTCAAAGACAGATGAAGCAGCGGCTTTCATTGAAAAAGTCAATGAAATCGGTGATATCGATATTCTTGTCAACAACCTTGGTTTCTTCGAGGTAAAAGACTTTGCCGATGTGACAGATGAGGAGTGGAATCAATATTTTGAAGTGAATGTGATGAGCGCGGTTCGGACAAGCCGTCACTTCCTTCCAAAAATGCTTGCCAAAAACAGCGGCCGCATTTTAAATATTGCAAGTGAAGCAGACATCAAACCGCTTCCGACGATGATTCCATACTCAATGACAAAAACGGCGCTGATCAGTCTTTCAAGAGGAATGGCAGAAATGACAAAAGGCACAAATGTGACGGTAAACTCAGTGCTTCCGGGGCCTACTTGGACAGAGGGCGTGGCATCCTATATGGAAGGCGCAGCACAAGCCGCCGGACAGGATACAGATACATTCATCAAAGACTATTTTAAAGTCAATGAGCCGACTTCTCTTATTCAGCGATATGCGACAGCAGAAGAAGTCGCCAACACGATCATATTCCTCGCGTCTGACGCCGCATCAGCCATTAATGGCACGGCACAGCGCGTTGAAGGCGGTATTATCCGTTCTCTGTAA